The following proteins are encoded in a genomic region of Desmospora activa DSM 45169:
- a CDS encoding NfeD family protein — translation MKEKPQGFKKGDKVVMHTCAEAKLDKYHGKIWTCITDEQELPSGERVVGLEGESACFATEFLALVKM, via the coding sequence ATGAAAGAAAAACCACAAGGATTCAAGAAAGGTGACAAAGTGGTAATGCACACTTGCGCTGAGGCTAAGTTGGATAAGTATCACGGCAAGATCTGGACATGCATTACCGATGAACAGGAGCTTCCTTCCGGTGAGCGGGTAGTCGGGTTAGAAGGGGAAAGCGCCTGTTTTGCTACCGAATTTCTCGCTTTAGTCAAAATGTAA